The Brachionichthys hirsutus isolate HB-005 chromosome 8, CSIRO-AGI_Bhir_v1, whole genome shotgun sequence genome contains a region encoding:
- the rae1 gene encoding mRNA export factor, whose protein sequence is MSLFGGNTGFGTGGTGVFGNTTTDSHNPMKDVEVTSPPDDSISCLAFSPPTMPANFLIGGSWANDVRCWEVQDNGQTVPKAQQMHTGPVLDACWSDDGSKVFTASCDKTAKMWDLNSNQAMQIAQHDGPIKSIHWIKAPNYSCIMTGSWDKTLKFWDTRSPNPMMSLQMPERSYCADVVYPMAVVATAERGLIVYQLENQPSEFRRIDSPLKHQHRCVAIFKDKQNKPTGFALGSIEGRVAIHYINPPNPAKDNFTFKCHRSNGTNTTTPQDIYAVNAISFHPVHGTLATVGSDGRFSFWDKDARTKLKTSEQLDQPITACCFNSNGNIFAYASSYDWSKGHEYYNPQKKNYIFLRNAAEELKPRNKKW, encoded by the exons ATGAGTTTATTTGGAGGCAACACTGGGTTTGGAACCGGGGGGACAGGTGTCTTCGGAAACACGACGACAGACAGCCATAATCCCATGAAG GATGTTGAAGTGACTTCACCTCCAGATGACAGCATTAGCTGTCTGGCATTCAGCCCCCCCACTATGCCAGCAAACTTCCTCATCGGAGGGTCCTGGGCCAACGAT GTCCGGTGCTGGGAAGTGCAGGACAACGGACAGACTGTGCCGAAAGCGCAGCAGATGCACACGGGACCGGTGTTGGATGCCTGCTGGAGTGAC GACGGGAGTAAAGTCTTCACTGCTTCCTGTGACAAAACAGCCAAGATGTGGGATCTTAACAGCAATCAAGCCATGCAGATAGCGCAG CACGACGGCCCGATCAAGTCGATCCACTGGATCAAAGCTCCTAACTACAGCTGCATCATGACGGGCAGCTGGGACAAAACACTCAAG TTCTGGGACACTCGCTCTCCCAATCCCATGATGTCACTGCAGATGCCGGAGCGGAGCTACTGTGCAGATGTT GTCTATCCCATGGCGGTCGTCGCCACGGCTGAGCGAGGGCTGATAGTCTACCAGCTGGAGAACCAGCCCTCGGAGTTTCGCCGGATAGACTCTCCTCTCAAGCATCAG CACCGCTGTGTTGCCATATTCAAGGACAAACAGAACAAGCCCACAGGCTTTGCACTGGGAAGCATTGAGGGCCGAGTGGCCATCCACTACATAAACCCCCCCAACCC AGCCAAAGACAACTTCACCTTCAAGTGCCACAGGTCCAACGGGACCAACACAACCACTCCGCAGGACATCTACGCT GTGAATGCCATCTCCTTCCATCCCGTCCACGGCACGCTGGCTACTGTGGGCTCAGATGGACGATTCAGCTTCTGGGACAAAGACGCCCGCACCAAGTTGAAGACCTCGGAGCAGCTGgaccagccaatcacagcttgCTGCTTCAACAGCAACGGCAACATCTTCGCATATGCTTCCAGTTACGACTGGTCGAAG GGCCACGAGTACTACAACCCCCAGAAAAAGAACTACATTTTCTTGAGGAACGCTGCCGAGGAGCTGAAGCCCCGGAACAAGAAATGGTGA
- the LOC137898351 gene encoding LOW QUALITY PROTEIN: RNA-binding protein 38-like (The sequence of the model RefSeq protein was modified relative to this genomic sequence to represent the inferred CDS: inserted 1 base in 1 codon; deleted 1 base in 1 codon) codes for MLLHQFMNGALEVMHPTSLQKDTTFTKIFVGGLPYHTNDASLRKYFEAFGDIDEAVVITDRQTGKSRGYGFVTMTDRGAAERACKDPNPIIDGRKANVNLAYLGAKPRSMQTGLSLGVQTIHPALIQRQYGMAQQFIYPQAFVQPSLVLPAQVSASVGSSPYLDYSAAYSQYAQAAFEQQYPYAASPAGFLGYGYATSPSASSGAGXAAAATAPAAIHPALPSAAPAGPGQAFLHYAPQQHILPDRMQ; via the exons atgCTTCTGCATCAGTTCATGAACGGAGCTCTGGAGGTCATGCATCCCACGTCGCTCCAGAAAGACACGACTTTCACCAAGATCTTCGTGGGGGGGCTTCCGTACCACACGAACGACGCGTCGCTCCGCAAGTACTTCGAGGCCTTCGGGGACATCGACGAGGCTGTGGTGATAACCGACCGGCAGACCGGCAAGTCCCGGGGATACGGCTTC GTGACGATGACGGACCGAGGAGCGGCGGAGAGAGCCTGCAAGGATCCCAACCCCATCATCGATGGCCGGAAAGCCAACGTCAACCTGGCCTACCTGGGAGCCAAACCCCGCAGCATGCAGACAG GCCTGTCCCTCGGAGTGCAGACCATTCACCCCGCGCTCATCCAGAGGCAGTATGG gATGGCCCAGCAGTTCATTTACCCACAAGCC TTTGTGCAGCCCAGCCTGGTGCTGCCCGCTCAGGTCTCCGCGTCCGTCGGCAGCAGCCCGTACCTGGACTACAGCGCCGCCTACAGCCAGTACGCTCAAGCGGCCTTTGAGCAGCAGTATCCTTACGCTGCCTCCCCAGCCGGCTTCTTGGGCTACGGCTACGCCACCAGCCCCTCGGCGTCCTCCGGCGCCG CGGCCGCGGCGGCCACGGCTCCGGCCGCCATCCACCCTGCCCTGCCCTCCGCCGCCCCCGCCGGCCCGGGCCAAGCCTTTCTCCACTACGCCCCCCAGCAGCACATCCTGCCGGACCGGATGCAGTGA